A window from Rhizosphaericola mali encodes these proteins:
- a CDS encoding TetR/AcrR family transcriptional regulator: protein MPRTKEFDYQEKLKVARNLFWQKGYQATTMNDLVDTLNINRSSLYESFGNKHALFIDCLTNYIQEKKITYQQSAAKGKSPLDAAIRIIKDIVKTILIDTKTCLAINSTFELARIDAEVAKMLKDQALQSVDLFEKLFTEAKNKGEIPQDKDPKLLAFFVVSNFASLWNADLLFSDKKILYQLTDFLIQTIRS from the coding sequence ATGCCCAGGACAAAAGAATTTGATTATCAGGAAAAGTTAAAAGTTGCTAGAAATCTTTTTTGGCAAAAAGGTTATCAAGCAACAACTATGAATGATTTGGTAGACACGCTAAATATCAATCGCAGTAGTCTGTACGAAAGCTTTGGTAATAAACATGCTCTATTTATAGATTGTCTTACGAATTATATTCAAGAAAAAAAAATCACTTATCAGCAATCCGCGGCGAAGGGAAAATCTCCTTTGGATGCGGCCATAAGGATCATCAAAGATATTGTAAAAACGATACTGATTGATACGAAAACTTGTTTGGCGATAAACTCAACTTTTGAATTAGCCAGAATCGATGCAGAAGTGGCGAAAATGTTAAAAGATCAAGCCCTTCAGTCTGTTGATTTATTTGAAAAATTATTCACAGAAGCAAAGAACAAAGGGGAAATCCCTCAAGATAAAGATCCTAAACTATTAGCCTTTTTTGTTGTGAGCAATTTCGCGTCTCTTTGGAATGCAGACTTACTTTTTAGTGATAAAAAAATATTATACCAATTAACCGATTTTTTAATACAAACTATTCGTTCTTAA
- a CDS encoding T9SS type A sorting domain-containing protein, whose translation MYPNPFVDQIHIEFAANFNTTASVLMYSLNGSVVYQKNISLYTGNNSITIDNINNLISGVYAIKIVDVKSKQTMFQSKAIKK comes from the coding sequence ATGTATCCAAATCCTTTTGTAGATCAAATACATATTGAATTTGCGGCGAATTTTAATACAACTGCATCAGTTTTAATGTATAGTTTGAATGGAAGTGTTGTTTATCAAAAAAATATAAGTTTATATACTGGAAATAATAGCATAACAATTGATAACATAAATAATTTAATCTCTGGTGTATATGCGATTAAGATTGTTGATGTAAAAAGTAAACAAACCATGTTTCAATCGAAGGCAATAAAAAAATAA
- a CDS encoding DUF3276 family protein → MAYENNEKKQDSVYSKRIRAGKRRTYFFDVKPTRANDYYLTITESRKKFNEEGYDRHKIFVYKEDFNKFIAGITEAVDFVKTDLMPDFDFDAFNHEYNEEEEGYAVAESQESNTTEAIAKDNSGLGNLAAEPVDKW, encoded by the coding sequence GTGGCGTACGAGAATAATGAAAAGAAACAAGACAGTGTTTACAGCAAAAGAATTAGAGCCGGAAAAAGAAGAACTTATTTCTTTGATGTGAAACCTACACGTGCCAACGATTATTATCTTACAATTACCGAAAGTCGTAAGAAATTTAATGAAGAGGGTTACGATAGGCACAAAATTTTTGTGTACAAAGAAGATTTCAACAAATTTATTGCAGGAATTACCGAAGCAGTGGATTTTGTAAAAACGGATTTGATGCCAGATTTCGATTTTGATGCGTTCAATCATGAATACAACGAAGAGGAAGAAGGTTATGCGGTAGCGGAAAGTCAAGAATCAAATACGACTGAAGCTATAGCGAAGGATAATTCCGGCTTAGGAAATCTTGCGGCTGAGCCTGTAGATAAGTGGTAG
- a CDS encoding peptidoglycan DD-metalloendopeptidase family protein, with amino-acid sequence MKKLLFVLTITVLCQFSGYSQQTKADIQREQAQLKKDLADLNQTLTEIRSSRKKSLSELYLVQKKIQTRQALVENIQKEIVVLNTSIQQNEATINTYSKQLDTLKRKYAANLAFAYKNRSNYNYVNFIFSAASFNDAIKRITYLRSYRQYRESQVANIKNLQATLRAKIDELNGNKKEKGTALVSQNTELTSLQTDQQEKDKSMEELKSREGEVAGEIEEKNKVRRRLQSNLNRIIAEEIAAAKAEAKRKEKERQAELARQKAAEEARLKELARRQAEEKARQEAIERQKAKERQEALAAADAQRAAAKTAQEEENARIAREKLVKEQEAARAKEAQDAADRLAKAKEDEEKAKEASQTNVEKLRSSRSYSVLENSDKGLTESIDFEKNKGRLPWPSGGVVISSYGKHSIPGTKIQEDNPGIDISAPVGSPVRSVANGVVSRIVDDEGTGEYTIFIRHGKYFTIYSNVRNPVLKNGSSVMANTLIGSAGPSLEGDGGMISFLIANENGANLNPESWLRRR; translated from the coding sequence ATGAAGAAATTGTTGTTTGTATTGACTATCACCGTATTATGCCAATTTTCGGGATATAGTCAACAGACAAAAGCAGATATACAACGCGAGCAAGCACAACTTAAAAAGGATTTGGCAGATTTAAACCAAACCTTAACAGAAATTCGCAGTTCGAGGAAGAAATCTTTAAGTGAATTGTATCTTGTTCAGAAAAAGATCCAAACGCGACAAGCACTTGTAGAGAATATCCAAAAAGAAATTGTTGTTTTGAATACGTCTATTCAGCAAAATGAGGCAACAATCAATACCTATAGCAAACAATTAGATACGCTAAAAAGAAAATATGCCGCAAATCTTGCATTTGCCTATAAAAATAGAAGTAATTACAATTATGTAAATTTCATTTTTTCTGCCGCTTCTTTCAATGATGCAATAAAGCGTATTACTTACTTAAGAAGTTATCGTCAATATAGAGAATCACAAGTTGCAAATATCAAGAATCTCCAAGCGACTTTGCGTGCGAAAATTGATGAGTTGAATGGTAATAAAAAGGAAAAAGGAACTGCACTTGTAAGTCAAAATACAGAATTGACTAGTTTGCAAACAGATCAGCAAGAGAAAGATAAATCCATGGAGGAATTAAAATCTCGTGAAGGGGAAGTTGCAGGAGAAATTGAGGAAAAAAATAAGGTAAGAAGAAGGCTTCAATCCAATCTGAATAGAATTATTGCGGAAGAAATTGCTGCTGCAAAAGCAGAAGCGAAGAGAAAGGAAAAAGAACGTCAAGCGGAACTGGCAAGACAAAAAGCGGCGGAAGAAGCGCGTCTGAAAGAATTAGCGAGAAGACAAGCCGAAGAAAAGGCACGTCAAGAAGCCATCGAAAGACAAAAAGCAAAAGAGCGCCAAGAAGCATTAGCTGCGGCGGATGCACAAAGGGCTGCTGCCAAAACCGCTCAAGAGGAGGAAAATGCACGTATTGCCAGAGAAAAATTGGTTAAAGAACAAGAAGCCGCTCGTGCCAAAGAAGCACAAGACGCTGCTGATCGACTAGCGAAAGCTAAAGAGGATGAGGAAAAAGCTAAGGAAGCCAGTCAAACAAATGTGGAGAAGTTAAGATCTTCTAGGTCATATAGTGTACTCGAAAATTCGGATAAAGGTTTAACTGAGTCTATTGATTTTGAAAAAAATAAAGGACGTTTGCCATGGCCATCAGGTGGTGTAGTTATCAGTTCTTATGGTAAACATTCTATACCTGGTACCAAAATACAAGAAGATAATCCAGGTATTGATATCTCTGCACCAGTAGGAAGCCCGGTTCGTTCTGTTGCTAACGGTGTAGTTTCGAGAATTGTTGATGACGAAGGAACTGGAGAGTACACCATATTTATTCGTCATGGTAAGTATTTTACGATCTATAGTAATGTAAGAAATCCAGTATTGAAAAATGGAAGTTCGGTTATGGCTAATACTTTAATAGGTTCTGCCGGTCCATCTCTAGAAGGTGATGGTGGTATGATTTCATTCTTAATTGCAAATGAAAATGGTGCGAATTTGAATCCAGAATCTTGGTTAAGAAGACGATAA
- a CDS encoding SDR family NAD(P)-dependent oxidoreductase → MHRIHKTGIITGGSKGLGYSLAKVALEHGDDVIITTRNKAKFPAELADHPQVHIYELDLTSSHAIEDFAKAILSKFPHIDYLVNNAGYGFIGAIEESSDVEIQQILNINLLAGIRMIQAFLPQLRKQKQGHIINISSMAGLKGSAGWGVYNLSKFAVEGYTEALYEEMQPLGIQVSLVEPGAFRTNFLDTSLQSSKKIMPEYQDTVGQRRIRLQNNNGHQPNAPEKAAISIYSLLQANAAPLRLLLGKDALSLATNKINSLQHDFELTKKDTLNTNI, encoded by the coding sequence ATGCATAGAATTCATAAAACAGGGATCATTACTGGTGGGTCTAAAGGTTTAGGTTATAGTTTGGCTAAAGTTGCTTTGGAACACGGCGACGATGTTATTATTACAACTAGAAATAAAGCAAAATTTCCAGCGGAGCTAGCAGATCATCCACAGGTACATATATATGAATTGGATTTAACATCTAGTCATGCAATAGAAGATTTTGCAAAAGCAATACTTTCTAAATTCCCCCATATAGATTATTTGGTCAACAATGCCGGATATGGATTTATAGGAGCCATCGAAGAGAGTTCCGACGTTGAAATACAACAAATATTAAATATCAATTTACTAGCAGGTATTCGAATGATTCAAGCTTTTCTACCGCAATTAAGAAAGCAAAAACAGGGGCATATTATCAACATATCTTCTATGGCAGGCTTGAAAGGCTCTGCCGGATGGGGCGTGTACAACCTTAGTAAATTTGCCGTTGAGGGTTATACGGAAGCATTATATGAAGAGATGCAACCTTTGGGCATACAAGTTTCCCTAGTGGAGCCCGGTGCATTTCGCACGAATTTTTTAGATACATCTCTTCAATCTTCTAAAAAGATAATGCCCGAATATCAAGATACTGTTGGCCAACGCAGAATTAGACTACAAAATAATAATGGTCACCAACCCAATGCTCCAGAGAAAGCGGCTATATCTATTTATAGTTTATTACAAGCCAACGCTGCTCCTCTCCGACTATTGCTTGGTAAAGACGCATTGAGTTTAGCAACGAATAAAATCAATTCTTTGCAACATGATTTTGAACTAACTAAAAAAGATACTTTGAACACAAATATATAA
- a CDS encoding EthD family reductase, translated as MHNELFTVYVTYQETENSHFDRDYYTTTHVPLVIHTWQPYGLIHAAAFYPKKNTSGTIVICECVFKNKEAFEKAFAAPETDIVMNDVKQFTNLTPRRLFIHA; from the coding sequence ATGCACAACGAATTATTTACAGTTTACGTAACTTATCAAGAAACAGAAAATAGTCATTTCGATCGAGACTATTACACAACTACACATGTCCCTCTGGTTATTCACACTTGGCAGCCCTATGGGCTCATACATGCTGCGGCTTTCTATCCTAAAAAAAACACGTCAGGAACTATCGTGATTTGTGAATGTGTTTTCAAAAATAAAGAAGCATTTGAAAAAGCATTTGCTGCTCCTGAAACAGATATCGTCATGAATGATGTAAAACAATTTACTAACCTAACTCCACGACGCTTATTTATTCATGCATAA
- the rpmG gene encoding 50S ribosomal protein L33 produces the protein MAKKGNRVQVILECTEHKASGQPGTSRYITTKNKKNTPERMELKKFNPILKKVTVHKEIK, from the coding sequence ATGGCAAAGAAAGGTAATAGAGTACAAGTAATATTGGAATGTACAGAACATAAGGCTAGTGGACAACCTGGTACAAGCCGATATATTACTACTAAGAACAAAAAAAACACTCCAGAACGTATGGAATTGAAAAAATTCAATCCAATTCTGAAGAAAGTTACTGTTCACAAAGAAATTAAATAG
- a CDS encoding UbiX family flavin prenyltransferase: MKKERIIIGISGATGIQYGIKALQLLKSTELETHLVISKSAELVRNYETDFTREEILSLADNVYTPQDIGASIASGSFKTKGMLIAPCSVKTMSEIATGVTSSLVSRAADVILKERRRLVLMFRETPLHLGHIQTMEKVTQMGAIVMPPVPAFYSQPKTVDDIVTFSVARALDLFDLDIDIPRWEK, from the coding sequence ATGAAAAAAGAGCGAATCATCATCGGAATCAGTGGAGCAACAGGAATTCAATACGGAATTAAAGCATTGCAATTGCTTAAAAGTACAGAATTGGAAACGCATCTAGTTATTAGTAAATCTGCCGAACTTGTTCGCAACTATGAAACGGATTTTACAAGGGAGGAGATTCTCTCTTTGGCTGACAACGTGTATACGCCGCAAGATATCGGAGCGAGTATTGCCAGCGGTTCATTTAAAACGAAAGGAATGTTGATTGCCCCTTGTTCCGTGAAAACCATGTCAGAAATCGCGACTGGAGTAACAAGTTCACTAGTATCGAGAGCGGCGGATGTTATCTTAAAAGAACGGAGGCGTTTAGTGCTTATGTTTAGAGAAACGCCTTTACATCTTGGCCACATCCAAACAATGGAAAAAGTTACGCAAATGGGAGCTATTGTCATGCCTCCCGTTCCGGCTTTTTATTCTCAACCCAAAACAGTGGATGATATTGTCACCTTTTCTGTAGCACGAGCCTTAGATCTTTTTGATCTCGATATAGACATTCCAAGATGGGAAAAATAA
- a CDS encoding DUF4295 family protein yields MAKAASKNSKTKDAKAAAEAKNWTKVIKAVRSPKTGAYTFKETIVYKDNVKDFLASK; encoded by the coding sequence ATGGCAAAAGCAGCTTCAAAAAACTCAAAAACTAAAGATGCTAAAGCAGCAGCTGAAGCAAAAAACTGGACTAAAGTAATTAAAGCAGTTCGTAGTCCAAAAACTGGTGCCTATACTTTCAAAGAAACTATAGTGTACAAAGATAACGTAAAAGATTTCTTGGCTTCCAAATAG
- a CDS encoding SDR family NAD(P)-dependent oxidoreductase gives MNNNSKIKNCFITGGTRGIGKTLVERFANDNYRVFFTYANSTVKATALEQQIQEQGLIAKGFQVDSRKPEMLSQLIHSIITEFGPIDLLINNAGICEDVLDVRTLNMSDFDRNVDINLKAVFVTVQAAIMEMPDRGRIINIGSNLGDIARNGTMVLYSMTKSALQGYTRAMAHALGKRRITVNLIQPGPIKTDMNPDDNEKADYLRSFMALPEYGKTEDIASLAAYLASDAGNYITGSIITIDGGMNA, from the coding sequence ATGAACAACAATTCAAAAATTAAAAATTGCTTTATAACTGGTGGTACCAGAGGAATCGGAAAAACATTAGTGGAACGATTTGCCAATGACAACTATAGGGTATTTTTTACCTATGCCAATTCAACAGTAAAAGCAACAGCACTAGAACAACAAATTCAGGAGCAAGGCCTAATTGCGAAAGGATTTCAAGTGGATAGTCGTAAGCCAGAAATGTTAAGTCAACTCATCCATTCGATTATCACAGAATTTGGTCCAATAGATTTATTAATTAATAATGCTGGCATCTGTGAAGATGTTCTAGATGTAAGAACTCTTAATATGTCTGATTTTGATAGAAATGTAGATATAAATCTGAAAGCCGTATTTGTCACCGTTCAAGCGGCCATTATGGAAATGCCGGATAGAGGTAGGATTATCAATATCGGTAGTAATCTCGGAGACATTGCAAGAAATGGAACAATGGTATTGTATTCCATGACGAAATCCGCATTACAAGGTTACACTAGAGCGATGGCACATGCGTTGGGTAAAAGACGCATCACCGTTAATCTTATACAACCTGGGCCTATAAAAACAGATATGAATCCTGACGATAACGAAAAAGCAGATTATTTGAGAAGTTTTATGGCCTTACCAGAATATGGAAAAACAGAAGACATTGCAAGTCTTGCGGCGTATTTGGCAAGCGACGCGGGTAACTATATCACAGGTTCTATTATTACCATAGATGGAGGAATGAACGCATAG
- a CDS encoding ABC transporter ATP-binding protein has product MLGILFVISSNYFAIIVPEITGYIGLKIQSILPNANKKSIHLDKISSDYFVKRFINWMEALSIGKVITYSCLAIIVASLIRGVLMFCMRQTLIVMSRHIEYDQKNEVYDQYQKLDAEFYKSHTTGDLMNRMAEDVSRVRSYTGPAIMYLTNIVALVGFSVYNMLKKDVHLTLMVLLPLPILGVTIYIVNSIINKKSERVQALLSDLTTNAQESYSGIRVIKSFVQESAMLHFFRDKGEQYRKNAISLAQTDAIYFPSMTLMIGLSTLTTIYMGSKMAIDDGSKVALIVEFVIYINMLTFPVSSIGWVASMMQRAAASQKRLNEFLKIEPTIKSESGSAKADLQGDIRIKNVSFTYPHTGIKAISNLSLDIKKGEKVLVIGKTGSGKTSMTQLLMRFFDPDEGSIEMDGVDIRKLELNSLREQMSYVPQDVFLFSDTIFNNINFGLRAPADIETVRLAAKRASIDNEILELEKGYDTLTGERGVTLSGGQKQRISIARAFIKQPHVVLFDDCLSAVDNKTEHEILEGMKTYLHNKTAIIITHRIFTTIDFDQIIVIDAGKIVEHGTHNDLLNQQGYYTYLYQKQILEQKK; this is encoded by the coding sequence TTGTTAGGGATATTGTTTGTGATTTCTTCTAATTATTTTGCCATAATTGTCCCTGAGATCACCGGATATATAGGATTAAAAATTCAATCAATTTTACCCAATGCCAATAAGAAATCAATTCATCTAGATAAAATTTCGAGTGATTATTTCGTGAAGCGATTTATCAATTGGATGGAGGCATTATCTATAGGTAAAGTTATCACCTATTCGTGTTTGGCAATTATTGTGGCGTCTTTAATTCGTGGAGTGTTAATGTTTTGTATGCGCCAAACCTTGATTGTCATGAGTCGCCATATCGAATATGATCAGAAGAATGAAGTATATGATCAATACCAAAAATTGGATGCAGAGTTTTATAAGTCACATACAACGGGAGATCTGATGAATCGTATGGCAGAAGATGTGAGTCGTGTGCGATCCTATACGGGTCCGGCAATTATGTATCTTACCAATATTGTTGCTTTGGTCGGATTTAGTGTATATAATATGCTAAAAAAAGATGTGCATTTAACTTTGATGGTTTTGCTTCCGCTGCCTATTTTAGGGGTGACGATTTATATAGTCAATTCGATTATTAATAAAAAAAGCGAGCGCGTGCAAGCTTTGCTTTCGGATCTTACGACCAATGCCCAAGAGTCGTATTCGGGTATTCGAGTAATAAAATCATTTGTACAAGAGTCTGCGATGCTTCATTTTTTCAGAGATAAAGGTGAACAATATCGAAAAAATGCGATCAGCTTAGCACAGACGGATGCGATTTATTTTCCTAGTATGACATTGATGATCGGTCTGAGTACGTTGACGACAATTTATATGGGAAGTAAAATGGCGATTGATGATGGTTCCAAAGTTGCATTAATTGTAGAGTTTGTCATTTACATCAATATGTTGACGTTTCCAGTAAGTTCGATTGGTTGGGTGGCTAGCATGATGCAGCGTGCAGCAGCATCACAAAAGCGTCTGAATGAATTTTTAAAAATTGAACCGACGATAAAAAGTGAGTCTGGTAGCGCAAAGGCAGATTTGCAAGGAGATATTCGGATAAAAAATGTATCATTTACCTATCCTCATACAGGAATAAAGGCAATTTCTAATTTGTCATTGGATATTAAAAAAGGGGAGAAAGTGCTCGTTATCGGGAAGACAGGAAGTGGTAAGACTTCTATGACGCAATTGCTTATGCGCTTTTTCGATCCTGATGAGGGCTCGATAGAGATGGATGGTGTCGATATTCGCAAATTAGAATTGAATAGTTTGCGTGAGCAGATGAGTTATGTGCCGCAAGATGTATTCTTATTTAGTGATACTATCTTTAATAATATCAATTTTGGATTGCGCGCCCCTGCGGATATTGAAACCGTGCGATTGGCGGCCAAGAGAGCGAGTATCGATAATGAAATTTTGGAATTAGAAAAAGGGTACGATACCTTGACTGGTGAGCGAGGCGTAACATTGAGTGGTGGGCAGAAACAGCGTATTTCCATCGCAAGAGCTTTTATCAAGCAGCCACATGTCGTTTTGTTCGATGATTGTCTAAGTGCTGTAGACAATAAAACGGAACATGAGATATTGGAAGGAATGAAAACCTATTTGCACAATAAAACGGCAATTATTATTACGCACCGCATTTTTACAACGATCGATTTTGACCAGATTATAGTGATTGATGCAGGTAAAATTGTGGAGCATGGTACGCATAATGATTTATTAAATCAACAAGGTTATTACACTTATCTCTATCAAAAACAAATACTTGAGCAAAAAAAATAG
- the rpmB gene encoding 50S ribosomal protein L28: MARVCQVTGKKPLKGHYVSHSNVKTNRRFLPNLQTKRFFFAEEDRWISLKVSADAIRTINKKGLATVVKELRAKGTKI, encoded by the coding sequence ATGGCTAGAGTATGTCAGGTAACAGGTAAAAAACCATTGAAAGGTCATTATGTATCTCACTCCAATGTGAAAACTAATCGTAGATTTTTACCTAATTTACAAACAAAACGTTTCTTTTTTGCTGAAGAAGATCGTTGGATTTCCCTTAAAGTTTCTGCTGATGCTATCAGAACTATCAATAAAAAAGGGTTAGCAACAGTAGTTAAAGAATTAAGAGCAAAAGGAACTAAAATCTAA
- a CDS encoding outer membrane beta-barrel family protein gives MTKKLATLCLFLLSFILGKSQVQINGTITDSKANAIAYATIEFIHNNESTVKITDSIGVFQITLKDTGLYTIKMTAFNYNDSSFQYEITTSTSKLNLSLQENSSNLDGVVVSSTKKKPLIQRKLDRVVMNVEDNPVAAGRSSLQLFSMAPGVFVNNGSISINGVGGTKVMINGKLLKLSGDELKQYLQTLKASDIQSIEVIAHPPAEYDAEGAGGLINIILKKSAKQGWNGYIGNDYSIGLGKFPTYNPYASINYKHDKLELFAKYSYNWSKSFQDITQNRTLGNDGIYQSTTNSISYGKNNRVTLGANYDISQNQSISLEYIGSFNKNTDSLNSNTTITYPSNTSLNSNAIGKYPSTANTNYSDYSLSYKLKTDSLGSSLSLVSDYIYNNRNANNANNANTYSYDNTLISDTNFIFHNPSNSKIWTADLQYNQKFKSGMQLSFGGKSTITRINNGNAYSIENNQIWATAPDLGFNYHYSENIFAGFFNLTGNIWKTDYKIGLRAENSDIDGQLYGTTQSDTNHYTYFNIFPDIFLQHNLDSVGNHALSLSVNRRLSRPGYSDLNPFKYYIDNYSVNQGNPYLRPMYTNSIEVGYTYKGQYYTSFGYSRSTNVINQVIETNDENANMIIMRQNAGINNALSMTFSIPVKFTKWWESSNNLVLQYASIKASQYYISKTTFQLQTMQSFTIPKLFNMTINGFYVPRFLTGNIVTGRIMSIDWGISKNFFKNKLTAKANISDIFYTNNFKAQNYYNNTQIHLSQKEQSRIATLSLIYNFSIGKAFRAKQIKNSNSEESKRL, from the coding sequence ATGACGAAAAAATTAGCTACCCTTTGTTTATTTTTACTAAGTTTTATCTTAGGAAAATCCCAAGTACAAATTAACGGAACGATTACAGACTCAAAAGCCAATGCGATTGCTTACGCGACTATAGAATTCATACATAATAACGAAAGTACAGTTAAGATAACGGATTCCATTGGCGTATTTCAAATTACTCTAAAAGATACTGGTTTATATACTATAAAAATGACGGCCTTCAATTATAATGATAGTTCATTTCAATATGAGATTACAACAAGTACAAGCAAATTAAATTTATCACTACAAGAGAATAGTAGCAATTTAGATGGAGTTGTAGTTTCATCAACCAAAAAGAAACCACTAATACAGAGAAAACTCGATCGCGTAGTGATGAACGTAGAAGACAATCCCGTTGCCGCAGGAAGATCTTCACTACAATTATTCAGCATGGCACCAGGTGTTTTTGTCAATAATGGAAGTATTAGTATCAATGGAGTTGGAGGAACGAAAGTTATGATTAATGGAAAATTATTAAAACTATCAGGAGATGAACTGAAACAATATTTACAAACATTGAAAGCAAGTGACATTCAATCTATAGAAGTCATTGCACATCCTCCTGCTGAGTATGACGCGGAAGGTGCAGGAGGATTGATCAATATCATCTTAAAGAAAAGTGCAAAACAAGGTTGGAATGGCTATATTGGAAATGATTATAGTATCGGCTTGGGAAAATTTCCAACCTATAACCCTTATGCATCTATCAACTATAAACATGATAAACTAGAATTATTTGCCAAATATTCCTATAACTGGAGCAAATCATTTCAAGATATTACACAAAACAGAACGTTGGGGAATGATGGTATTTATCAATCAACGACAAACTCAATTTCTTATGGAAAAAATAACCGAGTTACATTAGGTGCTAACTATGATATATCTCAAAATCAAAGCATATCACTCGAATACATTGGAAGTTTTAATAAAAATACAGATTCTTTAAATAGTAATACTACGATTACTTACCCTTCAAATACTAGTTTAAATTCGAATGCTATTGGTAAATATCCAAGCACGGCAAACACAAATTATTCAGATTATAGTTTGAGTTATAAATTGAAGACAGACTCACTAGGATCTTCTTTATCTTTAGTTTCAGACTATATTTATAATAATCGCAATGCCAACAATGCAAATAATGCAAATACATATTCCTATGATAATACTCTTATAAGTGATACGAATTTCATATTTCACAATCCAAGTAATTCTAAAATATGGACCGCCGATTTACAATATAACCAAAAGTTTAAATCAGGAATGCAACTATCATTCGGAGGAAAATCAACCATTACTCGAATTAATAATGGCAATGCATATAGTATAGAAAATAATCAAATATGGGCAACTGCACCAGATTTAGGTTTTAATTATCATTATTCAGAAAATATATTTGCAGGATTCTTCAATCTAACTGGAAACATATGGAAGACGGATTATAAAATTGGTCTAAGAGCAGAGAATAGCGATATTGATGGGCAATTATACGGAACAACTCAAAGTGATACCAATCATTATACCTATTTCAATATATTTCCAGATATCTTTTTGCAGCACAATTTGGATTCTGTTGGAAACCATGCGCTTAGTTTATCTGTCAACAGACGCCTATCTAGACCTGGATACTCGGATTTAAATCCATTCAAATATTATATTGATAATTATAGTGTCAATCAAGGAAATCCTTATTTACGCCCAATGTATACCAATTCTATTGAAGTTGGTTACACCTACAAAGGACAATACTACACTTCATTTGGATATAGTAGATCCACAAATGTTATCAATCAAGTTATCGAAACCAACGATGAAAATGCAAACATGATTATCATGCGTCAAAATGCTGGAATAAATAATGCGTTATCTATGACGTTTAGTATTCCTGTTAAATTCACTAAATGGTGGGAATCTTCCAATAATTTGGTATTACAATATGCAAGTATAAAAGCATCACAATACTACATTTCCAAAACGACATTTCAGTTACAAACAATGCAGTCTTTTACAATCCCCAAACTATTCAATATGACGATTAATGGATTTTATGTGCCTCGTTTCCTCACCGGCAATATTGTAACTGGAAGAATTATGAGTATTGACTGGGGCATTTCTAAGAATTTCTTTAAAAATAAATTGACAGCCAAGGCTAATATCAGCGACATATTTTATACAAATAATTTCAAGGCTCAAAATTATTACAACAACACACAAATACATTTAAGTCAAAAAGAGCAAAGTAGAATTGCTACCCTTTCACTTATCTATAATTTCAGTATAGGAAAAGCTTTTAGAGCAAAACAAATTAAAAATAGCAATTCCGAAGAAAGCAAAAGATTGTAA